CACTTATCATTGCGCTCGTGGCTATCGTTTTGGTGGCTGGCCTGACAGCGCTTGGTACGGGAGTTACCGATACCCTCGACAGCATCACAGGCTCGCTCTAGTTTCGTATAGCCTAGCTAACGAACATCGGCCATCGCTGGTTGTTCAGGAGCTAAGGTTTCACTTAGCCTGATTGGGCTGGGTTGAGCAAAGGCTGGTTTTCGTAGTCTGTCGTGCGAGAACCGAAATTTTCTGCAAGGGCCTCGTCTCTCTAGAAGAAACGGGGCCTTTGCTGTGTTATGGCGGTGCTTATAGAGCGATGATATTCGACCCTCCAGCTATCAATGCGGCTAGATTCGTAGCTCTTTTAGGGCTTTGCGCGGGGGCATGCGTCTGGGATATGCGAGAGCGTCGTGTTCCCAATGTTTTGAGCGTTCCTGTCGCAATATTCGGGTTATTTTTGGCCTTGAGTGATGGTGGCTGGA
The window above is part of the Nitrospinaceae bacterium genome. Proteins encoded here:
- a CDS encoding Flp family type IVb pilin translates to MWNLLKSRMVREEGQSLVEYALIIALVAIVLVAGLTALGTGVTDTLDSITGSL